Proteins from one Streptobacillus felis genomic window:
- a CDS encoding DEAD/DEAH box helicase, whose translation MNFKDYNLSNEMLEALEKKGFTSPSEIQALVIPELLKEETHLIGQAQTGTGKTAAFSIPILERIVPTKKVKALILAPTRELANQVSDEIYSLKGEKDIKVLAVYGGASIENQIKNLKKGVDIVVGTPGRVIDMINKGTLKLNELEYFVLDEADEMLNMGFIEDIELILEKTNEDKKMLFFSATIPKPILAIAKRFMPEHKILKVQKKELTTHLTEQIYFEVRREDKFEALCRVLDYKPDFYGIVFCRTKSEVDEVTNKLKSRNYDAEAIHGDITQGLREKALDLFKNKILNILVATDVAARGIDVSNLTHVINYSIPQESDSYVHRIGRTGRAGNKGVAITFVTPQESRKLAQIKRETKSEIKKENIPNVEDIIKAKEELLIASVEEIMLENDYKLYVELANKILKGKNIEAAVASLLRHIYDDEFIPASYGKIKNVQVEIKDNTRLFIALGEKDGLNVNKLLKLIHEKTKVPGRKIKDVKVMPNFSFITVPLEEAEIIIKIFNKNTAKNNKPMVEVANSDKSSGGSKKRNRSKSGDSKKKRK comes from the coding sequence ATGAATTTTAAAGATTACAATTTAAGTAATGAAATGCTAGAGGCATTAGAAAAGAAGGGGTTTACATCACCGAGTGAAATACAAGCGTTGGTTATACCTGAATTATTAAAAGAGGAGACACATTTAATTGGTCAAGCACAAACAGGAACAGGTAAAACAGCAGCATTCTCTATACCTATTTTAGAGAGAATTGTACCTACAAAAAAAGTTAAAGCTTTAATTTTAGCCCCTACTAGAGAATTAGCAAATCAAGTTAGTGATGAAATTTATTCTCTAAAAGGAGAAAAAGATATTAAAGTTTTAGCTGTATATGGAGGAGCATCTATTGAAAATCAAATCAAAAATTTAAAAAAAGGTGTAGATATAGTTGTAGGAACACCTGGACGTGTAATTGATATGATAAATAAAGGTACTTTAAAATTAAATGAATTAGAGTATTTTGTTTTAGATGAAGCAGATGAAATGTTAAATATGGGGTTTATTGAGGATATAGAATTAATATTAGAAAAAACAAATGAAGATAAAAAAATGCTATTCTTTTCTGCAACTATTCCTAAACCTATACTTGCAATAGCCAAAAGATTTATGCCTGAGCATAAAATATTGAAAGTGCAAAAAAAGGAATTAACAACACATTTAACAGAACAAATATATTTTGAAGTTAGAAGAGAAGATAAGTTTGAGGCCCTTTGTAGAGTTTTAGATTATAAACCAGACTTCTATGGAATAGTATTTTGTAGAACAAAATCAGAAGTTGATGAAGTTACAAATAAATTAAAATCTAGAAACTATGATGCTGAAGCTATACACGGCGATATCACACAAGGACTAAGAGAAAAAGCTTTAGATTTATTTAAAAATAAAATACTTAATATTTTAGTAGCAACAGATGTTGCTGCACGTGGAATAGATGTAAGTAATTTAACACATGTTATTAATTATTCTATACCACAAGAATCAGATTCTTATGTTCATAGGATAGGAAGAACTGGAAGAGCTGGTAATAAAGGAGTTGCTATTACTTTTGTTACACCACAAGAATCAAGAAAATTAGCACAAATTAAAAGAGAAACAAAATCAGAAATTAAAAAAGAAAATATTCCAAATGTTGAAGATATAATAAAAGCAAAAGAAGAATTATTAATCGCTTCAGTAGAAGAAATTATGTTGGAAAATGATTATAAATTATATGTTGAGTTAGCTAATAAAATCTTAAAAGGTAAAAATATAGAAGCTGCTGTAGCTTCATTATTAAGACATATTTATGATGATGAATTTATACCAGCAAGTTATGGTAAGATTAAAAATGTACAAGTTGAAATTAAAGATAACACAAGATTGTTTATTGCTTTAGGTGAAAAAGATGGACTTAATGTAAATAAATTACTAAAATTAATACATGAAAAAACTAAAGTGCCTGGAAGAAAAATTAAAGATGTAAAAGTAATGCCTAATTTTTCATTTATTACAGTGCCATTAGAAGAAGCAGAAATAATAATTAAAATTTTCAATAAAAATACTGCAAAAAATAATAAACCTATGGTTGAAGTTGCAAATTCAGACAAATCATCAGGTGGTTCAAAAAAAAGAAATAGATCAAAAAGTGGAGATAGTAAGAAAAAAAGAAAATAA